The window ATCAATTACACGCTGACGGAAGTGCCCGAAGACGCCGGCTATTTTCACGCGCAATTCCGCCGCACAAATCCGTTGCCGTACAAGGAAGACTACACGATTGTCGAAGGCATCAAAGGCAAGGGCCATTATGTCGGCACCTATCTGGCTTGGGGCGTGAACAACACCGGCTGGTGGGGCGAGGGCGAGATCAAGTTCTTTATGGACGGCGACAAACAATGGCCAACAATCTGCGGCACGGGCACCGAGGACTATTTCTGCGGATCGTACGGATTTGACATCGGCGGCCAATACCGTGAATTCACGACGCCTTATGCCGGCATGCACCAAGTCATCCGTCCCGACGGCGCATACCAGTCGCAACAGCGTTTCGGCCTGTACCGGTGGCATATCATGGACCCCATCCGTTTTGAAAAAGACCTTCGCGTGACGATCCAGGCCTTGGGCTGGAAAAGTTACGGGCGCTATCTGCCCCTTCAGGACGATCTCGCGTCCGTGGCATTTTGGTATCAACGCGAACCCCACGCGGCGTTCCCGAAATTGCCCGGCCGGGATGAACTGGAGGTCATCTAACCGAATCCATTGGGAAACCTGAAGAAAATTTCCACGTGCAATCGTCTGTCCGTTTTGTATAAAATGGTAAGATATTGTATAGCAGGTGTAGTACATGCAGTAAGGAGCAGTTGCAGTGCAAAAGCAGTTGAAGTACCCGTTGTTGTTGATGTTGGTGATGGTTGCTGGGTGGAACGTGGAAGCGCGGGGGACGGGGCCGGTGACGCGCATTTTAATGGCCGGCGATAGTTGGACTCATTTCATGTGGCTCGACCATACCTTTCGCGAGGTGCTCGACGCCCGGGGTTTCCCTCAGTTCGATGCATGGAATATCGCCTTGGGCAGCACCAAGGCCAATCAATGGGCGATGCCGATCAAACTTGAAAATACGCGAAACTATCTGTTGGCCAATCCCGAGGTGGATATCGTTTTTCTGACCTTGGGCGGAAACGACGTCATGTACGGGGAACCCACCAGTTGGTTCGAAAATCACGATACGCCGGAACAGGAGGCCGCGTTTTTTTCTTGGATTGCCGGCAATGTCGCCACCGTTATTCGCAACATGGTTGAAACGCGGCCAAACATTCGCGTCGTCCTGTGCGGATACGATTATGCGAATTCAATCAAGAAAGCCGGCAATAATTGCGCCACTTTGCCGTCCGACGCCTTGCTGATGTGCAACGGGGTCAACGACGTGATGGCGCGATGTGAACAGCGAATTCTGCAGGAAGTAAAAGATATCGAGCGGTGCCGGTTCGTCAACAATTACGGCATGCTCCAGTATGAACTGGGGTATCCCGGCGAAAACATTCCCGCATGGGTGCAACAGCCATGGACCGGCGAATGCAAGCATGCGCCGCACTGGGATCCCGCCGGCGTGGATCAATTTCGCTTTGCCCCGCATCAGGTTCCCAAACCGGGTCAACTGGAGGACAACTATGTCCCCTTCTTGGGAGGCGATCCAACGTTTCGCAAAAGCCCGTGGGAAGGAATCTTGTTCTATGAATCCCAATGGTCGGAGGAAATTGCGTCCTATGGATTGGATCCGGCGGTTTTGGGCATTGATGGCATGGGACCGATAGACGATTGGATTCATTTGAGCGCGCTTGGACATGCCATCCTGGTGAATCACTGTTTTGAAGTTTGCATAGACGATTATTTGAACGATTACCCCTATCCCAAGGTCGTATCCGTCGAACGGTGCAGCGTAAATCCAATCAATCCCTTGCAAACTATCGAAACAACCGGTAACCAGGAAGTCGCCTTTCTTGTCACGTTCAGCGAACCGGTTACGGGTGTGGACGAATCGGACTTCGAGCCTGTGGGGCGCAACGGCCTGGCGGGCGCGTCGATCATCGGCATTGAACCGGCCAAGGACGCCGCATCGTATCGCATCGTGGTTGATACAGGTGTGGGCGAAGGCACGTTGAATCTGGCCGTGCGCGACGACGACTCGATCAAGAATGCTTCGGGACATTCGCTTTGGGCCACGGGGAAAAGCATGAATTGGATGCCGGGTCCCGCCTACACGATAGACCGAAGCGTGGGGCTTCCTGTCAACGGATGGCTCTCAGCAATCGCCCTTTTGGCCGCCGGAATACGTTCGATGGGCCGTGGAAGAAGCAGATAACTTGGCGGCCGGCGCTTTTTAAACGATGCCAACAACGTTTCTTTGACATCCGGGGCGTACCCCCCCTATAATCGAAATATCAGGTTGACCCCTTGTGGAGAGGTGTCAGAGTGGTTGATTGAGCACGATTGGAAATCGTGTGCACGCTGAAAGGTGTGCCGCGGGTTCAAATCCCGCCCTCTCCGCCATCTCTTTCTTTTTTCCGGTGCGGTGGAATCGTGTCCCTTCAAATCCAAAGGCAAAATTGCATCCCAAATCGCCATTGCGCCGCCGGTACCGTTTGTAGTCATTTCCTGGGAAATTTTTCCATTTATGCCGGCCGGAATGATTTTCAAAAAGAGAGCATTATCGAAGCAATATCCGCCTAACTGCCTGTAAATCATAGTCTTCCGAAGGATTCACACATTTTTGAAAAAATTTTTTTGACCCCACTAAAGTTTCGGCTAAAGTTGCCGATAAATTACGCAGGTAAGCGGGAATGCGCCCGCGAGGCCCGATGGACAGTTGAATAAGAGTCAAACGGTCCGGAAGAACCGGATCGGCCGTCGCGCGGAAAATGGGACCGGGCGCCGGCAAGCAAAATGGTCAATGGATGGAACCTGCCGGAATGGAAACGGCAGGCAGCGACACCGGATGTCAATGGGATGGAATCCCGAATCCTGAAGATTCGGTTTCCAAGGCATTCGGCCCAATGGGACGCGGTTCGCCTGAAGCGATCCGCAAACAACAATCGCGCAAGGACGCGCGAGGGTCCAAGCACTCACGGAGGATAGCACTATGGGACTTCGCATCAACACCAATGTAGCCGCCATCAACACCAGCCGCGTCTTACGACGCTCCACCGAGGCCCTGAACAAGAGCCTGCAACGCCTGTCCAGCGGACTGCGCATCAACGGCGCCGCCGACGATGCCGCCGGGCTGGCCATCGCCGAAGGTTTCAATTCGATGGTCCGCGGCGCCGCTGTGGCGCAACGCAATGCCCAGGACGGCGTCAGCATGGTTCAAACCGCGGAAGGCGCGCTCAGCGAGACCACCAATATTCTGCAGCGCATCCGCGAACTGGCCGTGCAGGCCGCCAACGGCACGCAAAGCACGAACAACCGCATCGCGATTGACAGCGAGGTGCTGCAACTGCTTTCGCAGATCGACAGCATCGCCACGGACACGGATTTCAACGGCATGCGCGTGCTGAGCTCGGCCCAGACCGTCACGCTTCAATCCGGCGCCATGACCAGCCAGACGCTCGTCATTGCCGTCAACGGCGCGAAAACCAACGATCTGGGCATCAGCGCCGTGCGCGTTTCGACGATGGCCGCGGCCGTTTCCGCCATCAGCACAATTGACAATGCCATCAACAGCGTCACGTCGTTGCGGAGCAAATTCGGCGCCTACCAAAACCGGCTCGAATTCACCATCAACACGCTGGCCATCCAACAGGAGAATTCGTCGGCGTCCGAGAGCGCCATCCGCGACGCGAATATCGCGCAGGAAACCATCATTTTCACGCGCAACCAAATCCTGGTCAGCGCGGGCACTTCGGTCCTGGCGCAGGCCAACATTGTGCCGCAAACGGCGCTTCAGTTGCTCCGGTAACGGTTTCTCCCGGCGGTTTGCCGGTGAAACGAGAGTACACGACTACATCGGGAAATGCGCTCCGGCTTTTGGACACGTAAAGGCCGGAGCGCTCAACTGCATGAAACGAAAGGAGGCGATGCCCATCCGGATGGGACATGCGAAAAGACACGATTTCGCGGCGCAGCCGGAAAAGGGAAGATTTGGGCGGCAACACAATGTATCACCGTGAAACAGGGATGCTTCACGGGCGTCACTCAAGGAGGTAAATTAGTTGGAACTTCGATTTGAGACGAATGTTCCGGATCCGGATGCCGGAAAGGTGGTTGACGGTCTTTCGCGGACTGTCGCAGTTTCGCGGAAGGGTGTCTCTTTTTTCACCGGCGTTATCGGAAAATCAGAATGTCATGCGGGATCCCTCAATTCCTTTGGCGGCAAATGTTTTCACCGTGTCGAATTCGCTGACGATTTCCAATCCGTTCAGGCGGAAAACGCGATCGCGGCGGAAAACGCCATACAGGATGCCGGTATCGCCATGCATACCGTTGGTTTACGAAATGATGGACGATATGCGCGGGAGCCGGAGCGACAGGTCCGACGCAGGCAGGGATGAACCAAGGGTCCGGGTAGGGATGCCCGGCGCCCCTTAAAAACAAGGAGGTAGACACATGGGTTTACGCATCAACACAAATGTGGCCGCGATTGACACGGGCCGAATCCTCAACCGCAACACACAAGCCCTGAACAAGTCGCTCCAGCGGCTTTCCAGCGGACTGCGGATCAACAGCGCCGCCGACGACGCGGCGGGATTGGCCATTGCGGAAGGGTTCAACTCGATGGTCCGCGGCACGGACATGGCCCAGCGAAACGCCCAGGACGGCGTAAGCCTCGCCCAAACCGCCGAAGGCGCGTTGAGCGAGACAACGAACATCCTTCAGCGCATTCGCGAATTGGCCGTGCAGGCCGCCAACGGCACGCAGAGCACGAACAACCGCATCGCGATCGACAGCGAGGTGCTCCAGTTGCTGTCGCAGATTGACTCGATCGCGACCGATACGGATTTCAATGGAATCCGCGTGCTCAGCGCGGCGCAGACGATTACGCTGCAAGCCGGCGCCATGACCAGCCAGACGCTCGTCATCGCCGTCAGCGGCGCGAAGACCAACGATCTGGGCATCAGCGGTGTGCGCGTTTCGACCATGGCCGCGGCGGTTTCCGCCATCAGCACGATCGATAACGCCATCAACAGCGTTTCATCGTTGCGCGGCAAGTTTGGCGCGTACCAGAACCGTCTCGAATTCACCATCAACACACTGGCCATCCAGCAGGAAAATTCGGCGGCCTCGCAAAGCGCCATTCGCGACGCGAACATTGCCAGCGAAACGAGTGCGTTCACGCGGAACCAGATTCTCGTGAGCGCGGGCACGTCGGTGCTGGCGCAGGCGAACCTTGTTCCCCAGACGGCATTGACGCTGTTGCGCTAAACGGCCTTGGCGCCTTGAAGGAGCATGATTATGGGAGTTGCTGGCATCAGCGGACAGGACCCGGTTCTATCGGCCGCCTATCCTGTTGCACAGGCTCCTGAATTCCTTCCGCGCCCCGTAAAATCGCAGCAAGACAGCGCCGCTCCGGTGGCGCGATTGGGTCCAAGACCGAAAGTGGAACAGGAGCAGCGGACCGCGGTGAAAACCGAGGCGTCCGAAGGCCCTAAACGCACGGGCACGCGTCTGCGCATTGACAACGCCAGCAAGCGGATCATTGCGCAAATCATCGGCGAAAACAACGAGATCATCAAACAGATTCCTCCCGAGGAAATATTGAAGATCTCGGCCAAGTTCCAGGAAATGATCGGCAAGTTGTTCGACCGGAAAGCCTGAAGAACGCGGCACAAAGAAACAAGACGCCTTGGCGGCCGTCGGCGGCCAAGGCGTTATTATTTCTTTGACTTGCCCGCCGGCTTGTCTGCCGTACCGCCGGCGTCGGTCGGCGGTTCTTTCGGGGCAACGGCCAGTTTCTTGATGCCCGCGGACGTTGCCGCGGCCATGGCCCGCGCCATGGCTTCATGCGGCGCGTCGGGATCGGTTTCGACCAGCAGTCCATCGGGATTTTCCGGAGCTTTCTCGCGCAACACATCGCCGAGGCTCGACAGCGGCACGACCCGGCCGTCAACCGTATAGGCGCCCGATGCATCCACGCTCAACCGCAAGGTTTTCGGGGTGGTCTCCGTATTGCTTGCATCACCCACGCTCATGACGGCCATGTTCAAGCCCGCGAAATCTATCATCGGAGTAACGACCATCATGATGACCAACAAGACCAGGAAGATATCGGTCAGCGGTGTGATGTTGATTTCGTGTATCTGGTAACCGCGTTGCGAGGTCATGTCGCCGGGACCTCTTCAAGCGGGGGAAGACGATCCAACTCCTCGGAACGCCGTTTTGACAACGTCTCGACGGCGACCGTCATCGTTTCAAATTCGGCTTCCCGCGCCGCATCGAACACCTTGAGCACCACCCCGCTTTTTGTCAGGCGATCCGCCTGGATGATGACGTCTTTTTCGGCAAACGCGCCGCCTTTCTGGCGCATGGTCTCCGCGAGATCCGCGGGATTCGTCTCGTCGCCGTCCACGAAATAGCGTCCGTCACGCGTGATTTCGACGACCAGCCGTACTTTCTCGATGGGCGACCCGCCGTCAACGACCGGCGGAATGATTTCGGTCCGGGTCATTTTCAGCATCGGGGCGACCACCATCATGATGATCAGAAGCACCAGAAACACGTCCGTCAATGGGGTGATGTTGATTTCATCCACCAGGCGCTTATGGCCTTTGGCGCCTATCGCTTTCATGCGCGCTAAATCTCCGCGGGACGCCGATAGGGCTGTGCGGCGGCCGGCGCGGCCGAAGCGGCGGGACGGCGATCAGCCACCGAAAGGAACAAGAGTTTCAACAATTGAAAATCTTCTTCCCAACGGCCCACGATTGTGTGGAAATAATTGTTCAGACCCACGGCGAGAATCGCAACGCCCAATCCAAACGCCGTTGCAATCAACGCCGATCCAATCCCGAACATGATCATCGGCGCGCCCCCGCCCCCGCCGCCTTTGGCCATCTCGCCGAAGGTCAGCAAAATGCGCACAACGGTGCCGAACAGGCCCAGATAGGGCGAGATAGTGGCAATCGTTCCGAGGATGGACAAGTTTCGTTCCAGTTTGCGCGTTGCAAGATTGGCCGTGATGTCGAAGAGGCGCTCGAAACTGCTTTTTTGTTCTGCAAGCGTCCGAATTCCTTCTTCCGAAACCTCGCCCAGCAATCCGCCCAGTTCGCAACTCAGGTTGAGCGCGCTGTTCAGATTGTTGCGTTGCAAGTCGCGTTCGAGCCGGTTGATGAACTGGACCACATCGCGCCGGTTTCGCCGGTAAAACACAAACCGCTCGACCGCCACCGACAGCACCAACACCGAACAGAAAATAATCGGCAGCAGAACCGCCCAGTCATGCTTGACGGCAAACGTTATCAATTCCATGTTACATCACCTTGTCCGAAAGACCATTCCATGCCGGAACACAAAAACAACACCCCATGCCTGATCCGGGCTTTCGATACACTATCCCGCGGCAGACATAAAAGTTGCCCTAACATCCGCCCAAACCGGCCGATTATTCCCCTCGCGATCAACAATATATCCTACTCCAAATCCGCAACACCACAACATATCGTCGCGAAAAGCAAGATTTTACGTTCAAACACTACCACACTTGTTCGCGGTGCTTCAAGCCAATTTTCGGGAAAAAGAACAAAGGCGACGAAAAAAGTTGGAAATTCATTTCCCGCCCAAGACGAACATGGTTGGTGACGGACAGCGAAATTGACGCATTTGTAATACTTTGTAATAATATAGGCAAAGAGAAGGATTGCGCGCCATGCCCAAAGCCAAGACTAAAGAAGAAATCGTTACCTTCAAGGTGGATTCATCGCTCTGGAATTTGTTGCGTGGAATTGACAACCGATCGGAGTTCATTCGGGAGGCGATATTGCAGGCGCTGGGAAGCGCTTGCCCGCTATGCCATGGAACGGGCGTGTTGACGCCAAAACAAAAGGAACATTGGGACGCCTTCGCCGAGGCGCATCCCCTGCGCGAATGCGGCGACTGCCACGAATTTCATCTGGTGTGTTCCGTCGAAAAAGACCGATGAGGATCCGGGGATGTTTGTTTTGTTGATAGGTATCTTTGCGATGGCCGCTCCCCTGAAGGCGGGCGTGGGCATACTCCCGCTGGCGTATCTGGCGGAACGAATTGGCGGCGGCAGGGTAGAGGCGCCGGTGCTGGTGGGGCCGGGACAAAATTATCATGTTTATGAACCGTCGCCGAAACAATTGGCGGATCTTGCCGATGCCCCGGTTTTTTTTCAGATGGGATTTCCGTTTGAAAAGCGCGTGATTGCAAAAATGGCATCGGCCAATCCACGCCTGCGCGTGGTCAATTTGCTCGAGGGAATTGTGTTGCGTAACATGGACGAGGAACCGCGCGATGAACATCCTGGCCACCATCACGGCAACATGGACCCGCATGTGTGGCTGAATCCCCTCAACGCCAAAATTATCGCGCGCAACATGGCCCGCACATTCAAGGACAGCGATCCGGCCTATGAAGCCGGCTATTCGGCAAACCTTGAAACGCTGGAAAAGGAACTCGACGCGCTGCATGCACGCGTGGCCGCGATCCTCGAACCGTTCAAGGGGCGTACGTTTTATGTGTATCATCCGGCATTCGGTTATTTTGCGGATGCGTATGGATTGAAACAAGTATCTGTCGAGATCGAAGGCAAGGAACCGACGGCTTGGCGGCTGGCGGCTTTGATTGATCGCGCGAAACAGGAAAACGTCCGCGCCATCCTCGTCCAACAGCAGTTTCCCAAAAAATCCGCTGAAACGGTCGCGCGCGCTATCGGCGGCCGGGTCATTTCCGTGGATCCGCTTGCCCGCGATTACATCGCCGGCGTCGAGTCCATTGCACAACAGTTGCGCAATGCATGGATGCAGCCATGAACCCGAATGTTGGCCTATCCATACTTATGATTTGGGTGTCCAAGTTTGCGCCGGGAGCGTAGCCCATGCACGCGGTAGTTTTCGACAACGTTTCTTTTGCCTACGAGGGGGAGCCGGTTCTGTCGGATGTAAACTTGCGCATTGACGATGGCGATTTTGTTTCGATCATCGGGCCCAACGGCGGCGGCAAGACAACTTTGTTGAAATTGATCCTCGGCCTCCTGCGACCCCAGATGGGCAGTATCCGTGTTTTGGATCGTCCACCCGTGCAAGCCCGATCGCAAGTCGGGTATGTCCCCCAATTTTTCCAGTTCGATACAAGTTTTCCCGTTCGCGTGCTCGATGTGGTCCTGATGGGACGCCTGCACCGTATTCCATTCGCGGGGCGCTATCGCCCAGAAGATCGCGAATCGGCGAAATCGGCATTGCGCGACGTGGAATTGGGCGACATGGCATCAAGTCCCTTCGCGGCCTTGTCCGGCGGCCAACGCCAACGCGCACTCATCGCGCGTGCGCTGGCCTCGGAACCGCGCCTGTTGTTGCTCGACGAACCGACGGCCAATATCGATCCGGCTGTGCAAAACGAACTTTTCCGCCTGCTCGATGAACTGAGCCGGCGCCTGACCATCCTGATGGTCACGCACGACATCGGGTTCGTTTCATCCTCCATCCGACGGGTGGTGTGCGTAAACCGGACGGTCGTCGTCCATCCGACGAGTGAGTTGACCGGCGGCGCCATCGCCGATTTGTACCGGAGCGATGTCCGGTTGGTCCGACATGATCACCGATGCGCCGAGCATGGACACGAGGTGCGTCATGATTGAGTTTTTCCAGGCCGTAGCCGATCATGGATTTCTGCAATACGCCGTCATGGCGGGGATTTTGTCCAGCATTGCCTGTGGTATCGCCGGCGCCTATGTGGTTGTTCGCCGAATAAGTTATATTGCGGGCGGAATTTCACACTGCGTGCTCGCCGGGATGGGCGCCGCGCGTTATTGCGAAACAGTGTACGGCTGGACGTGGTTTTCGCCCCTTTACGGTGCGACCGCCGCGGCGCTGATTGCCGCCCTGATTATCGGCTTCGTGAGTTTGCGGGCCAAACAGCGCGAAGACACGGTCATTGGGGCATTGTGGGCGATCGGGATGGCCGTCGGAGTGCTTTTCATCGCCCGTACGCCGGGATACAACGAAGACTTGATGGCGTATCTTTTCGGGAATATTCTGATGGTTTCCGGCAACGACCTGTTGCTGATATTGGCGCTCGATGTCCTTGTCGTCGTTGCGGGGACGATCTGGCACGATCAGTTTCAGGCTGTTTGCTTTGACGAGGAATACGCCCGATTGCGCGGCGTGCCCGTTGATTTTTTCTATCTGTTTTTGCTTGGGCTGATTGCCCTGACCGTCGTGTTGCTTGTGACCGTGGTGGGGGTTGTCCTCGTTATTGCCATGCTGACGTTGCCCGCCGCCATTGCGGGGCATTTCGCGCGCACATTGCGCGGAATGATGATCCTCGCGACGTTGCTCTGCGTATTTTTTACGGTTTCGGGTCTTGCGTTGAGTTACACACCCAATCTGCCCGCCGGCGCGACCATCATTGTCGTCGCCGGCACGGCGTATCTCGTCACGGCCGGATTCTGCATGCCAGCCATCCGCGCCCGGCTTGCCGTCCGTTTCCGGGGCAAGCGATGAACGTATTTCAGCCGGCCATTTCGAGAATTTTGGCCAGAATGTGTTCCGGTTCGAGGCGTTGGTTCGGCAATTGCTCGGCAATTCCGCCGTCGCCGGGCACGGTGACGCCCATGAAATCGTACTTGGGCGCATAGCCGTTTTTCAGCAGACATGTGCCATAACGCACGCCGAGACCGTTGACGCGGTTCTGGCCTTCGACGACCAGCACGAAGGGCGTTTTGCCCACTTGGGCGAGCATCTCGCCATCGCACACGTTGAGCGTCGGCTTGTTGACGAGGCCGACGTGGACACCCTGGGCGCGCGCGCGTTCGACGGCATCGAGCGCGCGGTAGAGCATTTCGCCGTACGACACGACATATCCCGCCGTTCCTTCGCGAATGACATCATCCTTGCCGGGGGTGAAAACATATCCCTCGCCGAAGAACTTACTGCCGTCTTCCTTGAGAATGTACGGCACCTTGGAGCGTGTCGTGAAGACATAGCGTATGCCTTCGTCGTTCCAGATGCGCTCGACAATGGCCTTGAGTTGCAACGCGTCCGCCGCAAAATAGAGTCGCGTCTTGTCGCCTTCGGGAATACCTGAATGGGCCAAGAAGATATTGATTCCGAAATGACAGGTGTTGTCGGCCATGTCGTCCACGCCTGCGTGCGAGAAATGACAAATGACATTGGCGTCGTTGAGGCGCGCCATCGTCGCCTCGGAAACAATCATTTCGAGAAAGGCCGAAAAGGTGCTGAAGATGCCTTGCTTGCCCTTTTCGAAACCGAAACCGGCGGCCGCCGAGAAATTGCCGCGTTCCTGCACGCCGCCGTTGACAAAGACCTCCGGATGGGCCTTGTGAATACTGTTCAGGCCGGTTGATCCCTCCAGATCCGAATCAACGACCCAAACGCGCTTCACGCGTTCCTCGGGCGTCATGCGATCGAGAATGCCGTTGACGATTTTTCCGAATTCGGTACGGTTGCTGCCGGTCTCGGACGACGAACCAAGGTATGCAACGCTGGTCTTGGGCACGGTGAGGGCCTTGAGGTACGCGACGGCTTCGCCATGTCCGCGCGCCGTGAGGTATTCGATGGCGGCATCCTTTTTGATGACGTCGTGTCCGGCATGGCTGCCTTCGATACCCGGCACGCCCGGCGCCATGACGCGCTTGTTGATCAAGGCGACCGGTCCGTTTTTCTTGACGGCCTTCTGCATGCGCGCAAACAACGCGTCGAGGTCTTCCCCGTCGCCTGTGTCAACCGTCAGCCCGTGGCCTTCCAGTGTGCGGCCGATGTCGTAGCCCGGCAGATACTCCGCGGGATGGCCGGAAATCGTCACGTTGTTGTCGTCAATGCACAGTTTGACGTTGAGATTCTGCGCGACGGCGAGACGGGCCGCTTCCGCGTCGTTGCCCTCCATTTGCGAACCGTCCGAGCCAAAGAGAAACACGATCCGGCCCGGATTCGCCTTGGCCACGCCATTCACGAATGCCCACAAGTGGCCCAGACGTCCCGATGCGAACTTGACCGGGATATGCGGATTGGGTTCCGGATGCCCGTAGAGTCCGTGGCCCGCCTCGCGGTAGTGCAACAGTTTCTCCATCGGAATTTCGCCGTTGAACGCCATCATGGCGTATTGAATCGCCACCCGATGGCCTGCCTCATCGAAGTAGATCGGATAAATTTTGTCGCTGCCGTGCCGAAAGGCGTCGGCAATCAGGACTTCCGGCACGATGCTGTATGCACCGCCCGTGTGTCCGCCAAGGCCCCGTATGCCCGCAATGGCCGTAAAGAAAATGATGGTATCGCGGACCATCTGAATGTTCACGGCAAGTTGTTCGCGCTGTTCGGACGTAAGCGTTTGTTGATCCAGTGTGATGGCCAGCGGTTTGTAGGCGCTTGTGTTCAAGGGGAAACTCATACCTGCATCCTCTCGTGTATCCTGTTTTTTTACGAAAAGTTTACATTTGCATGCGGCCCGCGCTCCCACCGTGTTCCGCGAGGCATGATTGCAAAGTATACCATGTGGCCGTACCGGATTTCCGCATCGCGACCCTTGGACATCGCCGGATTCATTGAGGCCGGCCCGGCACGATTATGACGTCATGTCCACGTGCCGGAAAAAACTTCGGTGGCTGGGCCTTCCTGGTAGACGAATCCGTCCTCGGCCCATTCGATGAGGAGTTCGCCATAAACCAGATGCACGCGCACCTTGCGATCCACGCGATCGGTTATCATCGAGGCCAACGCCGCGCCGCATGAACCGCTGCCGCTGGCCATTGTAATGCCGCTGCCGCGTTCCCAAATGCGCATGACGATGTTGCCGCGATCCATGACGTTGACGAATTCGACGTTGGTGCGCTGCGGAAACTTGGGATGGGTTTCGATTTTGGGGCCTATTTCCGCAAGCGGGACGGCCGTCGCGTCCTCGACGAAGATGACGGCATGCGGATTGCCGATGTTCGCGCATGTGATCGGGAAGGTTCGGCCGTCCACCTCAAGATCCTCTTCCAGAACGCGTCCCGGCGCGCCGATCATCGGGATTTCGCTTCGATCGAAACGGGGGCGGCCCATATTCGATCGGACTGCTACAACCCGGCCATTTTCGACTTTCAATGCGACTTGATTCGGTCCGGCCAGCGTCTCGATGACAAATTCCGTGTCATGAATCATGCCGCGATCATAGACATACTTTGCGAAACAGCGAATCCCGTTGCCGCAGGTTTCCGCTTCGCTGCCATCCGCGTTGAAAATGCGCATCCTGAACGGCGCCTTGTCGCCTGGCATCACGAGGATGATGCCGTCCGATCCCACGCCCAAGTGCCGGTGGCTCATTTGCCGGGACAGTTCCGGGGGATTGGCAACCGGATACTTCTCCGTTTCGATGAACAAATAATCGTTGCCCAACCCGTGCAATTTGGTGAATGCAATAGACATGGTTATTTCCTTTTCCAGGCGATTGCCGCCATGACGAAGCGGCCTGCCAGTTCCGAGTATGAAATGCCCGCGGCGG of the Candidatus Hydrogenedentota bacterium genome contains:
- the dapF gene encoding diaminopimelate epimerase, which gives rise to MAFTKLHGLGNDYLFIETEKYPVANPPELSRQMSHRHLGVGSDGIILVMPGDKAPFRMRIFNADGSEAETCGNGIRCFAKYVYDRGMIHDTEFVIETLAGPNQVALKVENGRVVAVRSNMGRPRFDRSEIPMIGAPGRVLEEDLEVDGRTFPITCANIGNPHAVIFVEDATAVPLAEIGPKIETHPKFPQRTNVEFVNVMDRGNIVMRIWERGSGITMASGSGSCGAALASMITDRVDRKVRVHLVYGELLIEWAEDGFVYQEGPATEVFSGTWT
- a CDS encoding metal ABC transporter permease is translated as MIEFFQAVADHGFLQYAVMAGILSSIACGIAGAYVVVRRISYIAGGISHCVLAGMGAARYCETVYGWTWFSPLYGATAAALIAALIIGFVSLRAKQREDTVIGALWAIGMAVGVLFIARTPGYNEDLMAYLFGNILMVSGNDLLLILALDVLVVVAGTIWHDQFQAVCFDEEYARLRGVPVDFFYLFLLGLIALTVVLLVTVVGVVLVIAMLTLPAAIAGHFARTLRGMMILATLLCVFFTVSGLALSYTPNLPAGATIIVVAGTAYLVTAGFCMPAIRARLAVRFRGKR
- a CDS encoding transketolase C-terminal domain-containing protein; the protein is MSFPLNTSAYKPLAITLDQQTLTSEQREQLAVNIQMVRDTIIFFTAIAGIRGLGGHTGGAYSIVPEVLIADAFRHGSDKIYPIYFDEAGHRVAIQYAMMAFNGEIPMEKLLHYREAGHGLYGHPEPNPHIPVKFASGRLGHLWAFVNGVAKANPGRIVFLFGSDGSQMEGNDAEAARLAVAQNLNVKLCIDDNNVTISGHPAEYLPGYDIGRTLEGHGLTVDTGDGEDLDALFARMQKAVKKNGPVALINKRVMAPGVPGIEGSHAGHDVIKKDAAIEYLTARGHGEAVAYLKALTVPKTSVAYLGSSSETGSNRTEFGKIVNGILDRMTPEERVKRVWVVDSDLEGSTGLNSIHKAHPEVFVNGGVQERGNFSAAAGFGFEKGKQGIFSTFSAFLEMIVSEATMARLNDANVICHFSHAGVDDMADNTCHFGINIFLAHSGIPEGDKTRLYFAADALQLKAIVERIWNDEGIRYVFTTRSKVPYILKEDGSKFFGEGYVFTPGKDDVIREGTAGYVVSYGEMLYRALDAVERARAQGVHVGLVNKPTLNVCDGEMLAQVGKTPFVLVVEGQNRVNGLGVRYGTCLLKNGYAPKYDFMGVTVPGDGGIAEQLPNQRLEPEHILAKILEMAG
- a CDS encoding ABC transporter ATP-binding protein, with the translated sequence MHAVVFDNVSFAYEGEPVLSDVNLRIDDGDFVSIIGPNGGGKTTLLKLILGLLRPQMGSIRVLDRPPVQARSQVGYVPQFFQFDTSFPVRVLDVVLMGRLHRIPFAGRYRPEDRESAKSALRDVELGDMASSPFAALSGGQRQRALIARALASEPRLLLLDEPTANIDPAVQNELFRLLDELSRRLTILMVTHDIGFVSSSIRRVVCVNRTVVVHPTSELTGGAIADLYRSDVRLVRHDHRCAEHGHEVRHD